Proteins encoded together in one Orbaceae bacterium lpD01 window:
- a CDS encoding ABC transporter ATP-binding protein encodes MALIHLTDAYLAFSDSPLLDHMNLYIEPNERVCLVGRNGAGKSTLLKVLNKEYPLDDGQIIYEKDLIVSRLQQDPPRDVSGSVFDFVAEGVAQQAELLKQYHVMLKKTAEDPSEKHLDQLAVIQEQLDHQNIWHIESRINNVLMQLGLNADADLSSLSGGWLRKAALAKALVCNPDVLLLDEPTNHLDIGTIEWLETFLKGFTGSIVFISHDRSFIRSMATRIIDLDRGLASSWPGDYDNYLLGKEEALRVEELQNAHFDKKLAQEEAWIRQGIKARRTRNEGRVRALKAMRREYADRRQVMGSANMQVEEAIRSGKIVFDIEDVSYSLGDKTLVSHFSAQVLRGDKIALIGSNGCGKTTLLKLMLEQIKPDSGSIHCGTKLEVAYFDQYRAELDPDRTVMDNLAEGKQEVMINGRPRHVLGYLQDFLFHPKRAMTPVKALSGGERNRLLLAKLFLKPSNLLILDEPTNDLDIETLELLEELVSEYKGTILLVSHDRQFVDNAVTQCWIFEGNGIIQNYTGGYFDAHQQQSQSKAVIDSRDKKEIKPVENSIKKSPVANKPKNSIKLNYQQTKELEQLPGLIEQLENQIATLQAQVSDNAFFNQPHEITQPMLLQLADSESKLEQAFSRWESLEAIKNGVDN; translated from the coding sequence ATGGCACTGATACATTTAACCGATGCCTATTTGGCATTTAGTGATTCACCCCTTTTAGATCATATGAATCTTTATATTGAACCCAATGAACGTGTCTGTTTAGTTGGGCGCAATGGCGCGGGTAAATCCACCTTACTGAAGGTTCTGAATAAAGAGTACCCGCTCGATGATGGTCAAATCATTTATGAAAAAGATTTAATCGTTTCAAGATTACAACAAGATCCGCCTAGGGATGTCAGCGGTAGTGTATTTGATTTTGTGGCGGAAGGTGTTGCGCAGCAGGCTGAGCTACTTAAACAGTATCACGTGATGCTGAAAAAAACCGCTGAAGATCCGAGTGAAAAACATCTCGATCAACTAGCGGTAATACAGGAGCAGTTAGATCATCAAAATATTTGGCACATTGAAAGCCGAATCAATAATGTGTTAATGCAGTTAGGATTAAATGCGGATGCTGATCTCTCCTCACTTTCTGGTGGTTGGCTGCGTAAAGCGGCACTCGCCAAAGCGCTGGTTTGCAATCCTGATGTACTGTTACTCGATGAACCGACCAACCATTTAGATATTGGCACGATCGAATGGCTGGAAACGTTCTTAAAAGGTTTTACTGGTAGTATTGTGTTTATCTCACATGATCGCTCGTTTATTCGTAGTATGGCGACTCGCATTATTGACCTTGATCGCGGCTTAGCCAGTTCTTGGCCGGGAGACTATGATAATTATCTGCTGGGTAAAGAAGAGGCGCTGCGGGTTGAAGAGTTACAAAATGCGCATTTTGATAAGAAGCTTGCGCAAGAAGAAGCTTGGATTCGCCAGGGAATCAAAGCGAGACGTACTCGTAACGAAGGCCGCGTACGCGCTTTAAAAGCAATGAGACGTGAATATGCTGATCGTCGCCAGGTGATGGGGAGTGCGAATATGCAGGTGGAAGAAGCGATTCGATCCGGCAAGATTGTCTTTGATATTGAAGATGTCAGTTATTCATTAGGTGACAAAACATTGGTCAGTCATTTTTCAGCGCAAGTATTAAGAGGCGATAAAATAGCGCTGATTGGTTCAAATGGATGTGGTAAGACGACGTTATTAAAATTAATGCTAGAACAGATAAAACCAGATAGTGGCTCGATCCACTGCGGCACTAAACTTGAAGTAGCCTATTTTGATCAATACCGTGCTGAACTTGATCCAGATAGAACTGTGATGGATAATCTAGCCGAAGGTAAACAAGAGGTGATGATCAACGGGCGACCACGTCATGTACTTGGATATTTGCAGGATTTTCTATTCCATCCTAAACGTGCGATGACACCGGTAAAAGCGTTATCTGGTGGGGAACGCAATCGTTTATTATTGGCTAAATTATTTTTAAAACCGAGTAATTTGTTAATTCTGGATGAACCGACCAATGATTTGGATATTGAAACACTTGAATTATTAGAAGAGTTAGTCAGTGAGTATAAAGGGACAATCCTGCTGGTCAGTCATGACCGACAATTCGTTGATAATGCAGTGACGCAATGTTGGATCTTCGAAGGAAACGGCATTATTCAAAATTATACCGGGGGATATTTTGATGCACATCAGCAACAATCTCAATCGAAAGCCGTCATCGACAGCCGAGATAAAAAAGAGATTAAGCCGGTAGAGAATAGTATCAAAAAGAGTCCTGTCGCGAATAAACCCAAAAATAGTATAAAACTTAATTATCAGCAAACCAAAGAGCTTGAACAACTACCCGGCTTAATTGAACAATTAGAAAATCAAATTGCCACGTTGCAAGCACAAGTGAGTGATAATGCTTTTTTCAATCAGCCTCATGAGATCACGCAACCGATGTTATTACAATTAGCTGATAGTGAGTCAAAACTTGAGCAAGCTTTTTCCCGTTGGGAATCTCTGGAAGCGATTAAAAATGGTGTCGATAATTAA